A genomic region of candidate division KSB1 bacterium contains the following coding sequences:
- a CDS encoding ABC transporter ATP-binding protein: MLETDNLTKRYEDGVMGVDHLSFSVYPGQIYAMLGANGAGKTTTINLFFNFIDPTEGEARIDGIVTHREPLKAKQKAAFVSENVMLYPQFTAIQNLDFFARLGGKTKYSKDDYREVLTRVSLQEEAHNKRLGGFSKGMRQKCGIAIAILKDAPAILLDEPTSGLDPKAGYEFIKLLAELRSENKAILMFTHDIFRAKEISDVIGIMNEGKLVMERTHAEVENEDLEKLYMEYVEVYKEDLKLEKEEA; the protein is encoded by the coding sequence ATGTTGGAGACGGATAATTTAACCAAGCGTTACGAAGATGGTGTAATGGGTGTAGATCATTTGTCTTTTTCTGTGTATCCTGGACAAATTTATGCAATGCTCGGTGCTAATGGAGCCGGCAAGACCACAACCATTAACCTGTTCTTCAATTTCATTGACCCCACCGAAGGCGAGGCAAGAATTGATGGGATTGTAACACACAGGGAACCCTTGAAAGCAAAACAAAAAGCGGCGTTTGTCTCGGAAAATGTAATGTTGTACCCGCAATTCACGGCAATTCAGAACCTGGATTTTTTCGCCCGGCTTGGCGGGAAAACTAAATACAGTAAAGACGATTATCGCGAAGTGTTGACCCGGGTAAGCCTGCAAGAAGAAGCCCATAACAAACGGTTAGGTGGTTTTTCCAAAGGTATGCGGCAAAAGTGCGGTATTGCCATCGCAATTTTGAAAGATGCTCCCGCAATTCTATTGGATGAGCCAACCTCCGGGCTTGATCCGAAAGCAGGTTACGAGTTTATCAAATTACTGGCAGAGCTCCGTAGTGAAAACAAAGCTATCCTGATGTTCACGCATGATATCTTTCGGGCAAAGGAGATTTCAGACGTCATTGGAATCATGAACGAGGGAAAATTGGTAATGGAGCGAACCCACGCCGAAGTTGAAAATGAAGACCTGGAAAAGCTCTACATGGAATATGTAGAAGTATACAAAGAAGATCTGAAGTTGGAAAAGGAAGAAGCATAA
- a CDS encoding PDZ domain-containing protein produces MTRKCKTILLSMILLLWNLPGFTQIVRTIEIEGEMFRIPELSVMLTEEGDNTVKVAMAMPKDMRREPYRGVDIQEGDVILYLNGKRIKKVKAFEEQYADLEIGAKVQIGIKRDKDPFIISFDKADPKDLPQMQMAGRGSGEGGHSPGGQRMMMITPEEMDGYENLKPVMGLAVILGEEEGMVIVARVLPLPGMDKNELKDGDIIQALNGQVVKSTQQFEEIYGKVEVGDKLDIELSRDGQKLSVSVVKPKARGNIIIRQD; encoded by the coding sequence ATGACCAGGAAATGTAAAACTATTTTATTATCTATGATTCTTCTGCTTTGGAATCTGCCAGGATTTACCCAGATTGTCCGGACAATCGAAATTGAAGGTGAAATGTTTCGTATTCCAGAATTGTCTGTTATGTTGACTGAAGAAGGTGATAATACTGTTAAAGTTGCAATGGCTATGCCCAAAGATATGCGGCGTGAGCCATACCGGGGTGTAGATATTCAGGAGGGGGATGTTATACTTTATTTGAATGGAAAGCGGATTAAAAAAGTGAAGGCTTTTGAGGAACAATATGCAGATTTAGAAATTGGCGCTAAAGTTCAGATTGGTATAAAGCGAGATAAAGATCCCTTCATTATTTCTTTTGATAAAGCAGATCCAAAAGATCTGCCGCAAATGCAAATGGCTGGCCGTGGTTCGGGTGAAGGCGGACACTCCCCTGGTGGACAAAGAATGATGATGATCACGCCTGAAGAAATGGACGGTTATGAGAATTTAAAGCCTGTGATGGGTCTCGCGGTAATATTGGGCGAAGAGGAGGGAATGGTTATAGTTGCTCGTGTTTTGCCTTTACCGGGTATGGACAAAAATGAACTAAAAGATGGTGACATTATTCAAGCCCTAAATGGACAAGTGGTAAAATCCACCCAGCAATTTGAAGAAATCTATGGGAAAGTTGAAGTTGGTGATAAACTCGACATTGAACTATCCCGTGATGGTCAGAAATTGAGTGTCTCTGTAGTAAAACCAAAGGCACGCGGTAATATCATAATCCGACAGGACTAA